GCTGCACAACCCTGAAGGAGCAACCTGGCTGCACAACCTTGGAAGAGCAGCCCGGCTGCATCACCCCTCACCCTTGGGACTGATGGCAAATGCCAACATCCTGACACCAGTCCCAGCCcagaaaggtggtccagaaggataccatgatcaatggtatcaaaagctgctgagaggtccagaacAATCAACAGAGTTGCCAGGAAGGGCAGGGGTCATACACCCCCGCCCCCCAGATATGACTTGGACTGTTGGCAAACGTGGATCTAAAGACTGAAGAGACACATTGCCATTTGTCAGCAAAATGATTTGttggtttatttacttcatttatatcctgcctttctcccccatgggaggAAGGTAGCTTACAttaagatcactcagcaagcttccatggtgggatggggattcaaacctgcatcccccagatcctagacgaacactctaaccactacagattGACTGCATTTACTTGCAGGGCACAGAAGTTGTCTTCAAATCGTATCTGtctaagtgggatccagacctgTACAACTACCAGAAAAAGGGAGTCGTTGGGATACACAGGGAAGACACTTAATCAAACTTTCCAAAACACAGATAATCCATACCTGTCAAGTGTCAAGTTCTTTCTTTCTGTCAATATTTATactttgcttttctctccaatgaggactaagcagtttacaacattgttctcccctccattttattctcacaagaacaaacctgtgaggtaggatagaccgaaaagatgtgactggcccaagatcacccactgaATTCCCATGACAGAATGGGAATTCAAACGagacttccagatcctagtttaacaatctaaccactacaaatCATGGTTTAGGTTATGCTGGAGATGGGAATGATGCCCTCTTTATTCCCCCAGAAGATCTTTGACAGATCAGACAACCAATGTCATCCCAAATGTGACTAATAATACAGTGTCAGTGATACCTGTTTTGTTTCTCCTCTTGAGTCTGAATACCCCCACAGATTTCCCAGCAGAGTTTTTAGCCAGGCATTTAAAGACTGTACATAAATCCTTCTCAGTCACTTTCTCCAGCCAGAAAGTTTCAAGGAAGGTTTCACCTCCTAGTTCATTTGGAGAAAACCTAAATAGAATAAGAAGCAGATTAACAAAGAACAGGGCCACGGTTGCCAGGAATGTGGAGATTGACTCTTTTCCTTCATCAAAAATCTCAGATGCTTCTAACTGTAGTAAgcgggggagggggttaaatTAGGGAAATGGCTTGGGGAATTGCTTCAATTCACATCAAGGTGTATCCTCTAACACACACCGTGAGGGACAATTTCAAGTTCCATCTTCCAGGAGCCTCAGCCAATTGCTTTCAAATGGTACACTGGAATgttgaaaaaaaacaacaacaaagggcTGTGTTTGGCAGTTTAACCACTGGCCAAGTGACAGAGTTGAGGGctgttggattttggtgggagaaGGGCTAGGATGTCTGCAAGTTAGGCAGGGAATCCATTAGGAACTTTAGGTATTTTGAAGATAGGTAGGGTATGGGAgctattcctgtcaaaaacagttaAAAGCTTTTCTGTTCCATGTTATAACTTAGAATCAGTAAAACAAAAAACCTGTTTTGTAACTGTTATGCCTTCTCCGGCCCCAGCTCTCCAGTTACTTTGTTACTGTAATACTGAGAGGgcttcagaaaaaaaaaaaggaaccacCAAGCCATTCATACCACTGAAATAAACCTGTTTCTTAGTTGTTTTAATCAAGCCTACTGTGTGGTTCCTCTAAGTTTATAATCTTCTCATAAAAGGCCAAGAGAATGCCAGACGGCACTCTAAGTCCAGGCACTGCCCTCACTGAGGACTAGAAGACTAAGCAGTCCCCAAAAGCCTCAATTATAAAATTacagtatatattttttaaaagtttataggTTGTCAAATTTAAATTCCTTAGTTTCTTGGTCTAGCAATGCGGTGTTGTTcatcctctctctcccccacagagagacagagacagagagcgtAACACAACATGTCTGAAATTCCTGTTTAGGCTGAAGCAAAAGCAGAATTAAAACAATGGAATGGTCAGCATCTGTAATAGGATCTGACTGTAATTAGGCAGTTAATTTACTAATTCAATAATTGAATGACTGGATAATCAAATGATTTATGCCTAGGCAGGTGAAATGACAATGGCAATATGGGCTGTCTCCCTGATCATTCTGAAAAAAGTCTACCTTTCCTTGTGTCTTTCTTGTGTAAATAAAAGCTAGAACAATACTACAGAGTTTTCTTTCCCCACAGAAATGAAAGGGGTATGATAAAACTCTTGGTAGTTtgaacatttcatttttttctgaccTACTAGCATCTATTATCAAACAGAGctcacaggtgtgtgtgtgtgtgtgtgtgtttagcacTTGCTATATACCTCAGCTAAAGATGGTTCTGTCACATCACCTTCAGTGTTGCCTGCTATGCTTCCCTGTGTGGTGTACTTACttttctatgggggggggggaaatcctcctAACAGCAGAGATCAGACTTCACAACTGGAAAAAGGACTACTAGGATTGAGTCAGAGACAGACAAAATCTGTCTGCATCCTAGAAAAGGAACAAGGAAGACACTTCACTAGCCCTCTTGCAACAGCATTTTAACTGGGGTAACTAGAATCTAGCACATGTGTCACAGTGCATATTAAGAATGCAATTTTTAATGGACTCCTCTCTTTTTAGTTACTAgtactatttaaaaaaacattgatttGAATGTATTCAGGTTAGATATTTCCCATAcctgttttcacgaaccagttccTCCTTTTGACAGATTTCTCTGTACCACTGAACTAAAGATGAGGCATTGCTTTGAAAACCAAATTTTATTTGGCATTTAAGCTCAAgaggttgccctggagaaaacggaaaacacacacacacactcagtaaaGAGACCCACACCCCCATACACACTATATTAAGAAGAATTTTGGGGCATTTTAGACACATCTGTGTATATTATTTAGCACTAGCTGACTGGAAGAGAAGCGTACAAAGACACATCTTTGTAAAGCACAACATTCTGTTTGCAAGTCACTGCTTGAGGCTACATCATCAGCAAGCATGTATGAAGCAGTTCCAGCAAGGTCCTCTTTCAGTACTGTAGCTGGGATAGCTCCTATGTTTTATCTAAAAAAGCAACCTGGCAAAAGGGCTACATATCCTTAGGCAGAACCAGAGAAGGGTGACATGAAATAGATGAACTGTGGAGAGGCTTTAAAATCTCAGAGGTGGCCAAATCACAGAGGTGGCTGTCTGCTACCTCCCTCCCATCCCCCATAAGCCTAACACGGCTCTTCTGCAGCATCACAGAGCTTGGCTTCAGTCCCATTTGagcccctgcctgccctctcGCCACCTCTTGCTCCTCCTTTCACTAGCTGCAGTTGCCTGCAGCTGCCAGCTACAACTGGATAATCTGGCCCATCAGAGTTTGGTCCCCTAGATCTGATCCGTGGTTCATCCTGGGGAACTGACAAAGATGGATTATGCCGGATTGGCCTAAATCCATCTATTTTCTGGTTCCCTGACCCAGATTGCACACTCATATATATCTCCAGCCTAACGTAATAATTAAtaatatcatcatcatcctaGGTCACCAAACAAGGTTAAAAATGTAACCAACTAGCTTACCAAGTTCTACTTCTATGTTCCTTTCATTGGGGGGATCCAGAACGATTGGGGGGTTGACAGAGTCTTTTGCTGCAAAAGAAGAAGGATGTCAAACTATGAAGTCTGTTAGGAGTTCCCATTGGACATCAGCATCCTTAGCACACACAATCTTTAGCCTGCTTTATCATTACAATTTCCCAAGTGAAAAACTAACTAGAAATCACAGGATCAGAGACTGCAAGGGCACATACTGCCAGTAATGGGCCTTACATGAAGCCATCCCCTTCTTAGTACTTTGGATGAGCAACTATTCTTAGAATGAAGTACATTTAATTATACAAATTGAACTATACATAGACTATTCAACATTAACCTTTTGGGTGCGAGGAATAAATACATATTCCAGGCTATGTGATCCAACACTAACAGCTGATTTAAACATGCAAGAAAGTAAAGCGAGAACGATGCAGAGTGCATGTGGAGGATTATGGAGGATCACATTTTGAAATAAAACCACCCGGCAAATAGAAAAACCAGCCCAGCAAGCTTTCTCCCTGCTGTGCTCGTTTTCTATTTTCAGAGAAACCTTTTATGTGAAGGAGTGTTCAAAAGTCAATTCTATTATCCGCAGTCTGAAGTGGCACATTCCACCCTACCACTAGGTCTGCAACATGAGGTTACTAGTTAAACTCTATTCTCTCTCCAGCTAGAGACTAGCTCCATTCCTACTGAGACTACTGTGGTAAGAGAGTTCCATGAATGCCACAACTGGGTAGTGCCAACTACCAACActattaataataactgtgcttatataccactcttccagacTCAGAACGGTAAacagagtcagtgttattattatccccacaatacagctggggagctggggctgagaggagcagcttacccaaggccacctactgagcagtagtgggagttgaactagcagagtgttgatttgtagcccagccacttaaccactatgctactctATGCTATTACTAATGAGACAATTCATCCTATCTTGTTCATGCATTTGTTGGCATTTCaaagtacttaaaaaaaaagttttgttccGAGTACTTCCTTACTTCCATGATCTGCTTTTAACCATACTGGAGAAAAGTTAAGGTGcttatctttttttccccagtgaaAGGAAAAGGCGGGGGGGAAGGAGGTTGAAAAGTTGTTTCAAACACCAAAAAAACTATAATGTATAACTGAGTTCCAATTATACTACATTCCTTTTCTGTGCTTTATTCCACAACAGCTATTTTTGCACAAATGTGTGTGCcttgcccttttaaaaaaacactgtaaGCATCCTTACACAACTCCTTAAAGCAGCTGGATATCATGTTTACATGGGGTGGAAGGAAGCCCCTTCTCAGACAGTAATCTGTAACTAGAGAAGGTAGCATCgtaccttaggctggaggaagttcCTATTCATACATTATAGAGTAACATATGTTGGGTCAGGGGTCTCCTCACAGTGACTGATTTGGATTGTGACTGTAGCACACAGAGAAGAGATTTCAGCCTTCCCTCTTGTGCGCTATTCCCAACCTGCAGTGGTCTCAAGAGTACACTATCTGGCCCACTGCTGAAACCCCATCTGGATTTCCCCAACAGGCCAAGGTGTGCTGTCCCAGGATTGTTTCAGATTAAGGACACAGAAGGGAGATGATGAAGCCCCTTCTTCACACAAGCAAGAGTTACAATCTGAACTGCCTACAAGGTTAGTTCACAGCTGCTAGCAACCTCAGTATGAGAGCCTCAGCTGCACATGAGACCACCACTGGAATCATGGCCAAGACTAATCCAAAGGCATTGTTTGTGTGAACTGACACCTCCATGTAGTATCTTCATCTGTAATTTCAGAAGGTTAAAAAAGCAACATGGTGGTCATGAAAGTCACAGTATGTGCTTGCTGTACTCACAGGAACTGGGGAGAATCTGGAGGTTATTTGTGacctaggctgattccgcacacattggataatgcactttcaatgcactttatcaatcgtttgaggtggattttttgttccgcacacaaaaaaatccgttccaaatgatctataaggaagattggaagtgcattatccaacgtgtgcggaatcacttcaTTACACAGGACAGAGTGGGACCTAACTTGTGGACTCTGCAGTCTGTGAAAAGCATTCTTCCAACAGAAGCAACTTTTTCTATCAGAGGAAGAGCTGTTTCAATTGCAGGAAGGCTCCAAACTTGGCTTTTTGGAGTGGTAGGATATAGGCTCATCTCTTGGAACAAAGCCTGAGCTTAGTTACCTTGAAATTACTTCCAAGTCAATTTATGCAAAAAGAGGGTTGATAAGTGTTTGAAGAAGTAGGAGAACACCCTCTCTGAGCATGTCCAGTTAAAATAACCGCACATAATGGGAGAAAATTGCAAGTGAAAGACCAAATAGAAAGCATATGAGGCAAAAAAGGAATATAATATCCAGTCCAATGCCAGAATATCAAGTACGAAATTTATTGTTCTGAATGGCTAGATACTTACTGGTGACGTTCACTCTTACTATTGTTCTCATATTCCACCAGGTATTGTTATCCATCAGCATATAATCACATGCGTAAATACCACTATCTCGGTCATAGGCAGGTTGTAATACAATCTTATCATGTTGCAATTTCAAGCCCCATCTGTTCATTTGAAGTTTTACTCTTTTCCCGTTCTAATTGGGGAGGAAATGCACACAGTAAAAGAAGGATTGGCCACTGACAACAGCTAGAGGTCCTCTCCTCTTACTCTACTTTCCAATTCATAAAACAGCTTATCTACAAGGATGAGAAACAAGAACAGCTCAAAAAGAGCATCCCTCCTGCTCTTCCCTcacaatccacccccccccccagttccattCTTGTTTCTACTGTTTTAGAATCACCTTAAACATCAGCATTCACCATGAGGACTGGCATCCCAATAGCAAGATCCCTCTCCTCCCACCTTACCATTTTATACCATTCACTTTGCAAGTCAGAGTCATTAAAATCATGAGTTTTGCTGCACCCCTTGAAGATCACCACTGATAGAGTCCGcaaacaggaaattcacaacagaAACAGCTCTGACTCACTCAGCACATTATATCACTCTTTGAGTGTGTGCATACAGCTGCGCACACAAGATGATTTACACATTAtatgtacacagggcttttttctgggaaaagaggtggtggcactcagtgggttgccctcggagaaaatggtcacatggctagtggccccgccccctgatctccagacagaggggagtttagattgccctccgcgccgctcagtggcgtggagggcaatcgaaactcccctctgtctggagatcagggggcggggccaccagccatgtgaccattttcaggaggttccggaactccattccaccgcattcctgctgaaaaaaagccctgtatgtacaGAAGGAAAACAAGATAGAAAAGGAAGCAATCCAGAGTGGTAAAGAAGAGGTTTGACACCCGACCTTAgaatttctgtcataaatactatTTAATGTACTATGATTTGTGTGCTCATGATATATTTACAAAGATACTAACAAAAGCCAACAGTCAtattaaatacttttttaaaaatctatgtgAGAATATTTGTTTCATCTTATTAAACTCCAGAAAGGCAAGACTTTTCTCCTAAACAAGTATTTTTCATTGCAGCTTTAActgaaaaaaagaattaaataagTCTAGTTTTCTTTTTGCCTATTCAAAAAATACTGATACTTACCTTGTACCATTTTACTGTTGAGCTATGAAAATGACTGAAACAGCTTTTCCCAGGACAAGCAACAGATTCTCCATTTTCTACAATTAAGCGCAGGTCGCTCCTGAAATTTTTTGTACAATTAGCCATCTCCTTTGTTTGAACATCTACAAAAATACTGATACATGGGATTTTCCCCCTGCATAACATAGAAAGAAAACTCAGCTGAAATCACCAACAGAATTACATATTGAATAAAAAATAAGAATATAATGTAATTTAGACTGTGTTGCATTGTGAGAGTGGTACAGCAGGACGTTGGGAGCCCCCTGGAGACAAAATGGCTGGATATACATTTCAAAGAATAAGAGCACAAAGCATCAAAAAATTAAGCACGTGCTTTCATTTCCCCTCTGATATCAATAGAGCTTAAAAGTATTTGCCGAAGAGcatcctaaataaaataaataagaaatagagataataataagGAGAAAAATAAGTTGATGGGATTCTAAAAATTTTGTAGAAGGGATTTTTCTATCCCAGTAACAAACCTATTTGTGCAGATATATGTTCCTGAATCTTGAACCTTTATTGGTTTAAACCAAAGTACGTTTCCACAATACGTAGGATTTCCATTTTTACTGCTGAGCATCTTTCGGGTTTTGCCATCACTCGAGTGCCAGGACCACTGCACCTTACTGTTGTGATGGCAAGAATGATTAAATATTGAGGCTGGGTCCTCTGGAAGCAAATCACACGGTAAGACGAACTTCTGGCCACTAATGGCCCGGTACCTCACATCAACATGCTTTTGATGACATCCTGAAAAGACAGAAATCAGTGACATTCAAGAAGAACATGGCCATTGTTAGTAGTCACAAATAAGCCATTAATTGTTCCTTGCAAAACAAGTGAgactttatttgtttaaaacttgAAGCTGAGAAGGAATGAAGGTCTAGCTGCTTCACAGTTGTTCTACAGATACTGCTGAAATGTTATGCCGGCTGTTTATGGATGGCTTTATGCAGAGATCCAAATGTAGGATGGAATTAGAGACTGGAGGATAGGAATTAACACGTGAGTTGAGAAAGCAAAAAAGTCTATCCTGCTGCCATTGAAAAGACATATAGGGACCCCAAGAAAGTGGGGACATGCTTATTTGAAGACCTCCCTTTGTGAAAATCAGGCCTTACATCAAAATATTGCACTACATTTTTCAAACTTTCAAACTTGAAGGTTAACCTTCAAAATAGATATCCACCCAGGAGGAAAATGGGGTAGTACAGTGCCATGAAAGAGCCATACCTTTCCAGACAATGAGCATTTGAACTGTGCAAAGAAGTAGCATATTATTGTATTTTACCTCCACTGTTGAAGTTTGTGGCCTCTGTGCTATTCATTAACAGCAAGAAAAGCCAGCAGAATTCTAGCATTGTTTCCTAATGTTGCATTTCTTCAACATTCATTCTTTTGGCTTTCATGGTAGAGAGAACTTGGTGAGTGGAAAGCTTTTCTGCAACTGTTAAGAAAATACCAAATGGACTACTTAGTGTCTTTGAAGTAACTCATTCAACTAGAAAGATTTGTTTCATGAGTCTATAATCAAAACTTCATTATCCAGGATTGATATAAGCGTTTGTATGGAAAAATGAACGTATGAAgatgccttgtactgaatcagactgcTGCTCCAGTTCCCGACTGTCATAATCCCTTGAATCCCACGCAAGGATCTTTCCCAGCTCTGTTACTTG
The DNA window shown above is from Eublepharis macularius isolate TG4126 chromosome 3, MPM_Emac_v1.0, whole genome shotgun sequence and carries:
- the IL18RAP gene encoding interleukin-18 receptor accessory protein, yielding MLEFCWLFLLLMNSTEATNFNSGGCHQKHVDVRYRAISGQKFVLPCDLLPEDPASIFNHSCHHNSKVQWSWHSSDGKTRKMLSSKNGNPTYCGNVLWFKPIKVQDSGTYICTNRGKIPCISIFVDVQTKEMANCTKNFRSDLRLIVENGESVACPGKSCFSHFHSSTVKWYKNGKRVKLQMNRWGLKLQHDKIVLQPAYDRDSGIYACDYMLMDNNTWWNMRTIVRVNVTTKDSVNPPIVLDPPNERNIEVELGQPLELKCQIKFGFQSNASSLVQWYREICQKEELVRENRFSPNELGGETFLETFWLEKVTEKDLCTVFKCLAKNSAGKSVGVFRLKRRNKTVRLLTLCCAITILLGLFFGSVFAYQHWIEIVLLYRNYLAKDETIGDNKEFDAFVSYAKPDFLEADQMCLNEEQFALEVLPHILENKYGYKLCLTERDILPGGAYTDDIVHAIKRSRRTVVILSPSYVNGPAMFEFEAAVKTALEDTTIKIILVQFKSCRDTKALPHKVKKALRILPRITWEMSTSPTANKHFWKKLRYLMPVKHIKVVQDSDQSSYFPPTSYWA